From Mytilus edulis chromosome 8, xbMytEdul2.2, whole genome shotgun sequence, one genomic window encodes:
- the LOC139483940 gene encoding uncharacterized protein, whose amino-acid sequence MALICPKVLLYASREYKDISSICLKVLLYASREYKDISSICLKVLLYASREYKDISSICLKVLLYASREYKDISSICLQVLLYASREYKDSSSICLKVLLYASREYKDISSICLKVLLYASREYKDISSICLKVLLFAPREYKDISSICLKVLLFAPREYKDISSLCLKILLYASSEYKYISSLCLKVLMLASREYKDISSLCLRFYCKLQECTRTFHPFV is encoded by the coding sequence ATGGCTTTAATTTGTCCTAAAGTTTTACTGTATGCTTCAAGAGAGTACAAGGACATTTCATCCATTTGTCTAAAGGTTTTACTGTATGCTTCAAGAGAGTACAAGGACATTTCATCCATTTGTCTAAAGGTTTTACTGTATGCTTCAAGAGAGTACAAGGACATTTCATCCATTTGTCTAAAGGTTTTACTGTATGCTTCAAGAGAGTACAAGGACATTTCATCCATTTGtctacaggttttactgtatgcTTCAAGAGAGTACAAGGACAGTTCATCCATTTGTCTAAAGGTTTTACTGTATGCTTCAAGAGAGTACAAGGACATTTCATCCATTTGTCTAAAGGTTTTACTGTATGCTTCTAGAGAGTACAAGGACATTTCATCCATTTGTCTAAAGGTTTTACTGTTTGCTCCAAGAGAGTACAAGGACATTTCATCCATTTGTCTAAAGGTTTTACTGTTTGCTCCAAGAGAGTACAAGGACATTTCATCCCTTTGTCTAAAGATTTTACTGTATGCTTCAAGTGAGTACAAGTACATTTCATCTCTTTGTCTAAAGGTTTTAATGTTAGCTTCAAGAGAGTACAAGGACATTTCATCCCTTTGTCTAAGATTTTACTGTAAGCTTCAAGAGTGTACAAGGACATTTCATCCCTTTGTCTAA